GCCGATGCGGGCTCACCTGGTCGAGGAACCTCGCGGCCTGAGGCACGCCACCCGCGAACCGCACCAGCGCCTTCCGGCGGAGCACGGCGAAAAACGCCGCGATCGCACCTCCCGCCGGGACCAGCAGGAGCAGCGCGAGGACCCACGGATCGGCGAACCGCATCAGGGGATCCTCCTGAGCCTGGTGGCGAGCAGCAGCGCCTCCCCGAGGAACATCAGGCCGGCGGGAAGGAGGGCGAGCGGGAACAGCTCGGTGTACAGCACCCTGACGCGGCTCTCGATCCGGGTCTTCTCGAGCGAGTCGATCCTCGCGAACACCTCCCGCAACGCCTGCGGATCCGCGGCGCGGAAGTAGGCGCCTCCGGTCGCCAGCGCGACCTTCTTGAGGAGCGGCTCGTCGAGGTCCTCCCGCAGCATCACGTATCGCTTGCCGAGCGGGCCGTCGTACGCCGGGTAAGGGGCCTCTCCCTCGGTCCCGACCCCCACCGTGTACACCCGCACGCCGAGGGCCTTCGCCGCGTCGGCCGCCGCCTCGGGGCCGACCTGGCCGCGGTTGTTCCGCCCGTCGGTGACCAGCACGATCACCTTGCTCCGCGCGGGGGAGGTCCTCAGCCGGTTGACCGCGGTCGCCACGCCGAGGCCGATGGCGGTCCCGTCCTCTTCCTGCGGCGTGAAGTCCACGTCGTCGAGAAAGCTCCGCAGCATCGCGTGGTCGAGGGTGAGGGGGCAGCGGGTCGTCGCGATCGCGGAGAACACCACGAGGCCGATCCGATCGGCCGGGCGCCCGTCGGCGAACTCCTCCACCGTCTTCTTGGCCACCGCCAGCCGGTTGAGCGGCCGG
This sequence is a window from Terriglobia bacterium. Protein-coding genes within it:
- a CDS encoding VWA domain-containing protein yields the protein MSRFAAPWALALLPVAIVAAWWMARGKTRRVARLRLPGVAELTPIAGSAWVRVDRALPWVRGGVLVLLVLALARPQSGTRLETENTEGVDIVVALDISGSMRCEDFRPLNRLAVAKKTVEEFADGRPADRIGLVVFSAIATTRCPLTLDHAMLRSFLDDVDFTPQEEDGTAIGLGVATAVNRLRTSPARSKVIVLVTDGRNNRGQVGPEAAADAAKALGVRVYTVGVGTEGEAPYPAYDGPLGKRYVMLREDLDEPLLKKVALATGGAYFRAADPQALREVFARIDSLEKTRIESRVRVLYTELFPLALLPAGLMFLGEALLLATRLRRIP